One region of Amphiprion ocellaris isolate individual 3 ecotype Okinawa chromosome 9, ASM2253959v1, whole genome shotgun sequence genomic DNA includes:
- the LOC118471110 gene encoding uncharacterized protein LOC118471110 — MFSSLHAFDSLLFLLILLFFFLLFFISCTSFSIYTPSFLSPLLFISSFSSPFLPSFFSSPFRLLLLPPFLLLSSHSFFSFSFLLMIFLSSPPCFSPSSSLSPLFLCSHSFSPTMFSSVHPFYSLLFPYSSLLPLVLDILCFLLPNLLSLILISSSLHLLILFFSFCLCLIHSSLLLLLRLFIFFFYYYLLFSFVLSLFFFPLRSLLLFHLLLFSSPPSSFCLLLSPPSFHYFVVLLSSTPIFFLFSVLLSSPLPSFSSPVLFTFLFYSFFFISSSLYSLFFSLLLPFSLILLVWSYSTPHSFLLLSFCHSYPILIFFLHPPLLLFLLLFPFFLHPLLLPQPVFEIFLLLLLVLPPSSLSAPPSLTSTSFSLSFSPSSAFYFFLLLSLFFSLFHSFSSPFFSFFLIILPQFLFFLLPPLCSPLFFSFPFMFSSFLSYISIYFPLYSLFFFLLLFCILFRLLFLIFSFSSSFYLPFLCHLLFFPSSFCLLLLSPAPLFLSRPRPPPSVAFLLFFSSLASLPPPLPPPTVISGVLSAPEYKPQPLHLRRKKVLYIYKLHLTISRKCPSCNMRYVRRKIFNFLQTVPVTRQ; from the coding sequence ATGTTTTCATCTCTGCATGCCTTTGACTCGTTGCTCTTTTTGCTCATTCTtctgttcttcttcctcttgtttttcatctcttgcaCTTCCTTCTCAATCTACACTCCCTCATTCTTATCTCCCCTTCTCTTCATCTCCTcattctcttctccttttctacCTTCTTTTTTCAGCTCCCCATTCcgtcttctccttcttcctccttttctcctcctttcctctcattctttcttctccttttcattcTTGTTAATGATCTTCCTGTCTTCTCCTCcctgtttttctccttcctcctctctgtcccccctttttctttgttctcatTCTTTCTCTCCCACTATGTTTTCATCTGTTCATCCCTTTTACTCGTTGCTTTTTCCttattcttctcttcttcctcttgttttaGATATCTTGTGCTTCCTCCTTCCCAATCTACTCTCCCTCATTCTTAtctcctcttctcttcatctcctcattcttttcttctccttctgtctttgtctcattCATTCTTCTCTACTTCTTCTACTTCgtctcttcatttttttcttctactacTACTTATTATTCTCCTTCGTCCtctctttattcttttttcctttACGTTCTCTGCTactttttcatcttcttctcttttcttctcctccttcgtccttctgtcttcttctttctcctccttcttttcattattttgttgtcCTTCTGTCTTCTACTcctattttcttcctcttctctgttctcctttcttctcctctcccttctttttcttctcctgtttTATTCACTTTCCTCTTCTactcattcttcttcatctcttcctccctttactctttgttcttctccctccttctccctttCTCCCTCATTCTTTTAGTCTGGTCTTATTCTactcctcattcttttcttcttctgtctttttgtcattcttaTCCCATCCTCATATTttttctccatcctcctcttctcctttttcttctcctcttcccgttttttcttcatcctctcctcctccctcagccagtttttgaaattttcctccttttactccttgttcttcctccttcttcactTTCTGCTCCTCCTTCTCTGACTTCTACTTCTTTCTCCttgtctttttctccttcttctgccttctattttttcctccttctctccttgttcttttctctctttcattctttttcttctcctttcttttcattctttctaATAATTCTCCCACAATtcctattttttcttcttccccctctctgttctcctcttttcttctccttcccctttatgttctcctccttcctctcctacATTTCCATCTATTTTCCCCTctactccttgtttttcttcctccttctcttctgcATTCTTTTTCGCCTCCTTTTCCTaattttttccttctcctcttccttctatCTTCCTTTCCTATGCCATCTTCtattttttccttcctccttctgtcttctcctaCTTTCTCCTGCGCCTTTGTTTTTATctcgtcctcgtcctcctccttctgttgcctttctcctctttttttcatctcttgcttctcttcctcctcctttgccTCCACCTACCGTAATTTCCGGAGTATTgagcgcacctgaatataagccgcaACCACtacatttaagaagaaaaaaagttttgtatatatataagctgcacctgactataagccgcaAGTGTCCaagttgtaacatgagatatgtACGCAGAaaaatttttaactttttacaaacagtgcctgtaacacggcagtaa